The Bos indicus x Bos taurus breed Angus x Brahman F1 hybrid chromosome 25, Bos_hybrid_MaternalHap_v2.0, whole genome shotgun sequence genome has a window encoding:
- the SUN1 gene encoding SUN domain-containing protein 1 isoform X4, with amino-acid sequence MDFSRLHTYTPPQCVPENTGYTYALSSSYSSDALDFETEHKLDPVFDSPRMSRRSLRLVTTARAAGDGPAGDGAARLTKQRSSAHRSAFSIHHSSRKVLSSAVSHGGSGTVQASACLRPPVLDESLIREQTKVDHFWGLDDDGDLKGGNKAAIQGNGEVAAEAAGSNGYMCSECSLLAERKGALTACSAAHGPVSRIYSRDRHQKRRAAGCGDGIWSLAVRTSASCASFLVQLFQVVLMKLNYASENYKLKSCESKSYESESHESKAHSSHCGRMDASMRLAEDGHLRANGASLCDECKGRKHLETHVSTRSRPGELAGTLGLALSRAGQLSGQALHRAGAAGWRVSRTLLSVLCLATAAPGKAASEVFWWLGIGWYQFVTLISWLNVFLLTRCLRNICKFLILLIPLLLLLAAGVLLWGQGDIFSLLPLLNWTHSHRVQRVDDHGTTLTPAASHPNQPLQVGDEAFHWHRMSEVERQVATLSGQCHRHDEKLGQLVALLQKLQARVDRADSSSEGGSPPTDYVTLHQEHELRISSLEDVLGELTERSEAIQKELEQAKLRTASGAGEEQRLPALVGRLEQELGHLKADLSSWQRGQAGCEKAEAIREKVDVQIRETLRLIFSGDEHDSSVDWLLQKLSAQFVSKDDVQVLLRDLELQILRNITHHISVTRQMPTSETIVSAVSGAGISGITEAQARVIVNNALKLYSQDKTGMVDFALESGGGSVLSTRCSETYETKTALISLFGVPLWYFSQSPRVAIQPDIYPGNCWAFRGSQGYLVVRLSMTIRPTAFTLEHIPKTLSPTGSITSAPKDFAVYGLENEYQEEGQLLGRFTYDQEGESLQMFVAPKKPERAFQIVELRIFSNWGHPEYTCLYRFRVHGEPVE; translated from the exons TTCAAGTTATTCTTCTGATGCTCTGGATTTCGAGACTGAACACAAGTTGGATCCTGTATTTGATTCTCCGAGAATGTCCCGCCGCAGCCTGCGCCTGGTCACCACAGCCCGCGCGGCGGGGGACGGCCCCGCTGGGGACGGCGCGGCCAG ACTAACCAAACAGCGCAGCAGCGCACACAGGTCGGCATTTAGCATCCACCACAGCTCAAGGAAGGTCCTGTCCTCGGCTGTCAGCCATGGCGGCTCGGGCACCGTGCAGGCCTCGGCCTGTCTGCGGCCTCCTGTGCTGGATGAGTCTCTGATCCGTGAGCAGACCAAAGTGGACCACTTCTGGG gTCTTGACGATGACGGAGATCTTAAAG GTGGGAATAAAGCCGCCATTCAGGGAAACGGCGAGGTGGCCGCAGAGGCGGCCGGGAGCAACGGCTACATGTGCAGCGAGTGCAGCCTCCTCGCGGAGCGCAAGGGCGCGCTCACCGCCTGCTCTGCAGCCCATGGCCCGGTCTCTAGGATCTACTCCAGGGACAGGCATCAGAAAC GCCGCGCCGCCGGCTGCGGGGATGGCATCTGGTCGTTGGCCGTGCGCACCTCGGCGTCCTGTGCCTCCTTCTTGGTGCAACTTTTCCAAGTGGTTTTAATGAAGCTCAATTATGCATCAGAAAATTACAAATTGAAAAGTTGTGAATCAAAAAGCTATGAGTCAGAAAGCCATGAATCAAAag CTCATTCCAGTCACTGTGGGAGGATGGACGCGAGCATGCGCCTGGCTGAGGATGGCCACCTCCGTGCAAACGGGGCGTCGCTGT GCGACGAGTGTAAGGGGAGGAAGCACCTGGAAACGCACGTCAGCACCCGCTCGAGGCCAGGAGAGCTGGCAGGGACCCTGGGGCTCGCCCTGTCCCGCGCAG GTCAGCTCTCGGGGCAGGCGCTGCACAGGGCCGGAGCCGCAGGATGGCGTGTGTCCCGGACGCTGCTGTCGGTGCTCTGCTTGGCCACGGCCGCCCCAG GGAAGGCAGCGTCTGAAGTGTTCTGGTGGCTCGGGATTGGATGGTACCAGTTTGTGACTTTGATCTCTTGGTTGAATGTGTTTCTTCTTACAAG GTGCCTTCGAAATATTTGCAAGTTTTTAATCTTGCTCATTCCACTGTTACTTTTACTAG CTGCAGGTGTTTTGTTGTGGGGCCAGGGTGACATCTTTTCACTCCTGCCTCTGTTAAACTGGACCCACAGCCACAGAGTGCAGAGAGTGGATGACCACGGGACCACGCTCACACCTgctgcctcccaccccaaccaGCCTCTGCAG GTTGGCGATGAAGCCTTCCACTGGCATCGGATGAGTGAGGTGGAGAGGCAGGTGGCCACATTGTCGGGACAGTGTCACAGGCACGATGAGAAGCTGGGACAGCTGGTGGCTTTGCTCCAGAAGCTACAGGCTCGGGTGGACCGGGCGGACAGCAGCAGTGAAGGGGGGTCACCCCCG ACTGACTATGTGACGCTTCACCAAGAGCATGAATTGCGCATCTCCAGCCTGGAAGATGTACTTGGAGAACTGACAGAAAGATCTGAG GCCATCCAGAAGGAGCTAGAGCAGGCCAAGCTAAGAACAGCCAG TGGGGCTGGCGAGGAGCAGCGCCTGCCTGCCCTGGTTGGGCGTCTGGAGCAGGAGCTGGGGCACCTGAAAGCGGACTTGTCCAGCTGGCAGCGTGGGCAGGCCGGCTGTGAGAAGGCTGAGGCCATCCGTGAGAAG GTGGATGTCCAGATCAGAGAGACTCTCAGACTCATATTCTCTGGGGATGAGCACGATTCTTCTGTCGACTGGCTGCTCCAGAAGCTGTCTGCTCAGTTTGTGAGCAAGGATGATGTGCAGGTTTTGCTACGAGATTTAGAGCTGCAGATCCTGAGGAACATCACGCACCACATTTCTGTGACAAGACAGATGCCAACCTCCGAAACTATAGTGTCTGCTGTGAGCGGAGCAGGCATTTCGGGAATAACAGAAGCG CAAGCACGGGTCATCGTGAACAACGCCCTGAAGCTGTACTCCCAGGACAAGACGGGCATGGTGGACTTCGCCCTGGAGTCTGGGG GGGGGAGCGTCTTGAGTACCCGCTGCTCCGAGACGTACGAGACCAAGACCGCACTCATCAGCCTGTTCGGCGTGCCGCTCTGGTACTTCTCCCAGTCGCCCCGCGTGGCCATCCAG CCTGACATCTACCCAGGGAACTGCTGGGCGTTCAGAGGCTCCCAGGGGTACCTGGTGGTGAGGCTGTCAATGACGATCCGCCCGACCGCCTTCACCCTGGAGCACATACCAAAGACTCTGTCGCCCACGGGCAGCATCACCAGCGCCCCCAAGGACTTTGCGGTTTAC GGGTTAGAAAACGAGTATCAGGAAGAAGGGCAGCTCCTGGGACGGTTCACCTACGATCAGGAAGGGGAATCACTCCAGATGTTCGTGGCCCCG AAAAAACCGGAAAGAGCTTTCCAAATAGTGGAACTTCGGATTTTTTCTAACTGGGGCCATCCTGAATACACATGTCTTTACCGGTTCCGAGTTCATGGAGAGCCTGTTGAGTAA
- the SUN1 gene encoding SUN domain-containing protein 1 isoform X11, which produces MDFSRLHTYTPPQCVPENTGYTYALSSSYSSDALDFETEHKLDPVFDSPRMSRRSLRLVTTARAAGDGPAGDGAARLTKQRSSAHRSAFSIHHSSRKVLSSAVSHGGSGTVQASACLRPPVLDESLIREQTKVDHFWGLDDDGDLKGGNKAAIQGNGEVAAEAAGSNGYMCSECSLLAERKGALTACSAAHGPVSRIYSRDRHQKPHSSHCGRMDASMRLAEDGHLRANGASLWKAASEVFWWLGIGWYQFVTLISWLNVFLLTRCLRNICKFLILLIPLLLLLAAGVLLWGQGDIFSLLPLLNWTHSHRVQRVDDHGTTLTPAASHPNQPLQVGDEAFHWHRMSEVERQVATLSGQCHRHDEKLGQLVALLQKLQARVDRADSSSEGGSPPTDYVTLHQEHELRISSLEDVLGELTERSEAIQKELEQAKLRTASGAGEEQRLPALVGRLEQELGHLKADLSSWQRGQAGCEKAEAIREKVDVQIRETLRLIFSGDEHDSSVDWLLQKLSAQFVSKDDVQVLLRDLELQILRNITHHISVTRQMPTSETIVSAVSGAGISGITEAQARVIVNNALKLYSQDKTGMVDFALESGGGSVLSTRCSETYETKTALISLFGVPLWYFSQSPRVAIQPDIYPGNCWAFRGSQGYLVVRLSMTIRPTAFTLEHIPKTLSPTGSITSAPKDFAVYGLENEYQEEGQLLGRFTYDQEGESLQMFVAPKKPERAFQIVELRIFSNWGHPEYTCLYRFRVHGEPVE; this is translated from the exons TTCAAGTTATTCTTCTGATGCTCTGGATTTCGAGACTGAACACAAGTTGGATCCTGTATTTGATTCTCCGAGAATGTCCCGCCGCAGCCTGCGCCTGGTCACCACAGCCCGCGCGGCGGGGGACGGCCCCGCTGGGGACGGCGCGGCCAG ACTAACCAAACAGCGCAGCAGCGCACACAGGTCGGCATTTAGCATCCACCACAGCTCAAGGAAGGTCCTGTCCTCGGCTGTCAGCCATGGCGGCTCGGGCACCGTGCAGGCCTCGGCCTGTCTGCGGCCTCCTGTGCTGGATGAGTCTCTGATCCGTGAGCAGACCAAAGTGGACCACTTCTGGG gTCTTGACGATGACGGAGATCTTAAAG GTGGGAATAAAGCCGCCATTCAGGGAAACGGCGAGGTGGCCGCAGAGGCGGCCGGGAGCAACGGCTACATGTGCAGCGAGTGCAGCCTCCTCGCGGAGCGCAAGGGCGCGCTCACCGCCTGCTCTGCAGCCCATGGCCCGGTCTCTAGGATCTACTCCAGGGACAGGCATCAGAAAC CTCATTCCAGTCACTGTGGGAGGATGGACGCGAGCATGCGCCTGGCTGAGGATGGCCACCTCCGTGCAAACGGGGCGTCGCTGT GGAAGGCAGCGTCTGAAGTGTTCTGGTGGCTCGGGATTGGATGGTACCAGTTTGTGACTTTGATCTCTTGGTTGAATGTGTTTCTTCTTACAAG GTGCCTTCGAAATATTTGCAAGTTTTTAATCTTGCTCATTCCACTGTTACTTTTACTAG CTGCAGGTGTTTTGTTGTGGGGCCAGGGTGACATCTTTTCACTCCTGCCTCTGTTAAACTGGACCCACAGCCACAGAGTGCAGAGAGTGGATGACCACGGGACCACGCTCACACCTgctgcctcccaccccaaccaGCCTCTGCAG GTTGGCGATGAAGCCTTCCACTGGCATCGGATGAGTGAGGTGGAGAGGCAGGTGGCCACATTGTCGGGACAGTGTCACAGGCACGATGAGAAGCTGGGACAGCTGGTGGCTTTGCTCCAGAAGCTACAGGCTCGGGTGGACCGGGCGGACAGCAGCAGTGAAGGGGGGTCACCCCCG ACTGACTATGTGACGCTTCACCAAGAGCATGAATTGCGCATCTCCAGCCTGGAAGATGTACTTGGAGAACTGACAGAAAGATCTGAG GCCATCCAGAAGGAGCTAGAGCAGGCCAAGCTAAGAACAGCCAG TGGGGCTGGCGAGGAGCAGCGCCTGCCTGCCCTGGTTGGGCGTCTGGAGCAGGAGCTGGGGCACCTGAAAGCGGACTTGTCCAGCTGGCAGCGTGGGCAGGCCGGCTGTGAGAAGGCTGAGGCCATCCGTGAGAAG GTGGATGTCCAGATCAGAGAGACTCTCAGACTCATATTCTCTGGGGATGAGCACGATTCTTCTGTCGACTGGCTGCTCCAGAAGCTGTCTGCTCAGTTTGTGAGCAAGGATGATGTGCAGGTTTTGCTACGAGATTTAGAGCTGCAGATCCTGAGGAACATCACGCACCACATTTCTGTGACAAGACAGATGCCAACCTCCGAAACTATAGTGTCTGCTGTGAGCGGAGCAGGCATTTCGGGAATAACAGAAGCG CAAGCACGGGTCATCGTGAACAACGCCCTGAAGCTGTACTCCCAGGACAAGACGGGCATGGTGGACTTCGCCCTGGAGTCTGGGG GGGGGAGCGTCTTGAGTACCCGCTGCTCCGAGACGTACGAGACCAAGACCGCACTCATCAGCCTGTTCGGCGTGCCGCTCTGGTACTTCTCCCAGTCGCCCCGCGTGGCCATCCAG CCTGACATCTACCCAGGGAACTGCTGGGCGTTCAGAGGCTCCCAGGGGTACCTGGTGGTGAGGCTGTCAATGACGATCCGCCCGACCGCCTTCACCCTGGAGCACATACCAAAGACTCTGTCGCCCACGGGCAGCATCACCAGCGCCCCCAAGGACTTTGCGGTTTAC GGGTTAGAAAACGAGTATCAGGAAGAAGGGCAGCTCCTGGGACGGTTCACCTACGATCAGGAAGGGGAATCACTCCAGATGTTCGTGGCCCCG AAAAAACCGGAAAGAGCTTTCCAAATAGTGGAACTTCGGATTTTTTCTAACTGGGGCCATCCTGAATACACATGTCTTTACCGGTTCCGAGTTCATGGAGAGCCTGTTGAGTAA
- the SUN1 gene encoding SUN domain-containing protein 1 isoform X12, translating to MDFSRLHTYTPPQCVPENTGYTYALSSSYSSDALDFETEHKLDPVFDSPRMSRRSLRLVTTARAAGDGPAGDGAARLTKQRSSAHRSAFSIHHSSRKVLSSAVSHGGSGTVQASACLRPPVLDESLIREQTKVDHFWGLDDDGDLKGGNKAAIQGNGEVAAEAAGSNGYMCSECSLLAERKGALTACSAAHGPVSRIYSRDRHQKRKAASEVFWWLGIGWYQFVTLISWLNVFLLTRCLRNICKFLILLIPLLLLLAAGVLLWGQGDIFSLLPLLNWTHSHRVQRVDDHGTTLTPAASHPNQPLQVGDEAFHWHRMSEVERQVATLSGQCHRHDEKLGQLVALLQKLQARVDRADSSSEGGSPPTDYVTLHQEHELRISSLEDVLGELTERSEAIQKELEQAKLRTASGAGEEQRLPALVGRLEQELGHLKADLSSWQRGQAGCEKAEAIREKVDVQIRETLRLIFSGDEHDSSVDWLLQKLSAQFVSKDDVQVLLRDLELQILRNITHHISVTRQMPTSETIVSAVSGAGISGITEAQARVIVNNALKLYSQDKTGMVDFALESGGGSVLSTRCSETYETKTALISLFGVPLWYFSQSPRVAIQPDIYPGNCWAFRGSQGYLVVRLSMTIRPTAFTLEHIPKTLSPTGSITSAPKDFAVYGLENEYQEEGQLLGRFTYDQEGESLQMFVAPKKPERAFQIVELRIFSNWGHPEYTCLYRFRVHGEPVE from the exons TTCAAGTTATTCTTCTGATGCTCTGGATTTCGAGACTGAACACAAGTTGGATCCTGTATTTGATTCTCCGAGAATGTCCCGCCGCAGCCTGCGCCTGGTCACCACAGCCCGCGCGGCGGGGGACGGCCCCGCTGGGGACGGCGCGGCCAG ACTAACCAAACAGCGCAGCAGCGCACACAGGTCGGCATTTAGCATCCACCACAGCTCAAGGAAGGTCCTGTCCTCGGCTGTCAGCCATGGCGGCTCGGGCACCGTGCAGGCCTCGGCCTGTCTGCGGCCTCCTGTGCTGGATGAGTCTCTGATCCGTGAGCAGACCAAAGTGGACCACTTCTGGG gTCTTGACGATGACGGAGATCTTAAAG GTGGGAATAAAGCCGCCATTCAGGGAAACGGCGAGGTGGCCGCAGAGGCGGCCGGGAGCAACGGCTACATGTGCAGCGAGTGCAGCCTCCTCGCGGAGCGCAAGGGCGCGCTCACCGCCTGCTCTGCAGCCCATGGCCCGGTCTCTAGGATCTACTCCAGGGACAGGCATCAGAAAC GGAAGGCAGCGTCTGAAGTGTTCTGGTGGCTCGGGATTGGATGGTACCAGTTTGTGACTTTGATCTCTTGGTTGAATGTGTTTCTTCTTACAAG GTGCCTTCGAAATATTTGCAAGTTTTTAATCTTGCTCATTCCACTGTTACTTTTACTAG CTGCAGGTGTTTTGTTGTGGGGCCAGGGTGACATCTTTTCACTCCTGCCTCTGTTAAACTGGACCCACAGCCACAGAGTGCAGAGAGTGGATGACCACGGGACCACGCTCACACCTgctgcctcccaccccaaccaGCCTCTGCAG GTTGGCGATGAAGCCTTCCACTGGCATCGGATGAGTGAGGTGGAGAGGCAGGTGGCCACATTGTCGGGACAGTGTCACAGGCACGATGAGAAGCTGGGACAGCTGGTGGCTTTGCTCCAGAAGCTACAGGCTCGGGTGGACCGGGCGGACAGCAGCAGTGAAGGGGGGTCACCCCCG ACTGACTATGTGACGCTTCACCAAGAGCATGAATTGCGCATCTCCAGCCTGGAAGATGTACTTGGAGAACTGACAGAAAGATCTGAG GCCATCCAGAAGGAGCTAGAGCAGGCCAAGCTAAGAACAGCCAG TGGGGCTGGCGAGGAGCAGCGCCTGCCTGCCCTGGTTGGGCGTCTGGAGCAGGAGCTGGGGCACCTGAAAGCGGACTTGTCCAGCTGGCAGCGTGGGCAGGCCGGCTGTGAGAAGGCTGAGGCCATCCGTGAGAAG GTGGATGTCCAGATCAGAGAGACTCTCAGACTCATATTCTCTGGGGATGAGCACGATTCTTCTGTCGACTGGCTGCTCCAGAAGCTGTCTGCTCAGTTTGTGAGCAAGGATGATGTGCAGGTTTTGCTACGAGATTTAGAGCTGCAGATCCTGAGGAACATCACGCACCACATTTCTGTGACAAGACAGATGCCAACCTCCGAAACTATAGTGTCTGCTGTGAGCGGAGCAGGCATTTCGGGAATAACAGAAGCG CAAGCACGGGTCATCGTGAACAACGCCCTGAAGCTGTACTCCCAGGACAAGACGGGCATGGTGGACTTCGCCCTGGAGTCTGGGG GGGGGAGCGTCTTGAGTACCCGCTGCTCCGAGACGTACGAGACCAAGACCGCACTCATCAGCCTGTTCGGCGTGCCGCTCTGGTACTTCTCCCAGTCGCCCCGCGTGGCCATCCAG CCTGACATCTACCCAGGGAACTGCTGGGCGTTCAGAGGCTCCCAGGGGTACCTGGTGGTGAGGCTGTCAATGACGATCCGCCCGACCGCCTTCACCCTGGAGCACATACCAAAGACTCTGTCGCCCACGGGCAGCATCACCAGCGCCCCCAAGGACTTTGCGGTTTAC GGGTTAGAAAACGAGTATCAGGAAGAAGGGCAGCTCCTGGGACGGTTCACCTACGATCAGGAAGGGGAATCACTCCAGATGTTCGTGGCCCCG AAAAAACCGGAAAGAGCTTTCCAAATAGTGGAACTTCGGATTTTTTCTAACTGGGGCCATCCTGAATACACATGTCTTTACCGGTTCCGAGTTCATGGAGAGCCTGTTGAGTAA
- the SUN1 gene encoding SUN domain-containing protein 1 isoform X5 — translation MDFSRLHTYTPPQCVPENTGYTYALSSSYSSDALDFETEHKLDPVFDSPRMSRRSLRLVTTARAAGDGPAGDGAARLTKQRSSAHRSAFSIHHSSRKVLSSAVSHGGSGTVQASACLRPPVLDESLIREQTKVDHFWGLDDDGDLKGGNKAAIQGNGEVAAEAAGSNGYMCSECSLLAERKGALTACSAAHGPVSRIYSRDRHQKPGRAAGCGDGIWSLAVRTSASCASFLVQLFQVVLMKLNYASENYKLKSCESKSYESESHESKAHSSHCGRMDASMRLAEDGHLRANGASLCDECKGRKHLETHVSTRSRPGELAGTLGLALSRAGKAASEVFWWLGIGWYQFVTLISWLNVFLLTRCLRNICKFLILLIPLLLLLAAGVLLWGQGDIFSLLPLLNWTHSHRVQRVDDHGTTLTPAASHPNQPLQVGDEAFHWHRMSEVERQVATLSGQCHRHDEKLGQLVALLQKLQARVDRADSSSEGGSPPTDYVTLHQEHELRISSLEDVLGELTERSEAIQKELEQAKLRTASGAGEEQRLPALVGRLEQELGHLKADLSSWQRGQAGCEKAEAIREKVDVQIRETLRLIFSGDEHDSSVDWLLQKLSAQFVSKDDVQVLLRDLELQILRNITHHISVTRQMPTSETIVSAVSGAGISGITEAQARVIVNNALKLYSQDKTGMVDFALESGGGSVLSTRCSETYETKTALISLFGVPLWYFSQSPRVAIQPDIYPGNCWAFRGSQGYLVVRLSMTIRPTAFTLEHIPKTLSPTGSITSAPKDFAVYGLENEYQEEGQLLGRFTYDQEGESLQMFVAPKKPERAFQIVELRIFSNWGHPEYTCLYRFRVHGEPVE, via the exons TTCAAGTTATTCTTCTGATGCTCTGGATTTCGAGACTGAACACAAGTTGGATCCTGTATTTGATTCTCCGAGAATGTCCCGCCGCAGCCTGCGCCTGGTCACCACAGCCCGCGCGGCGGGGGACGGCCCCGCTGGGGACGGCGCGGCCAG ACTAACCAAACAGCGCAGCAGCGCACACAGGTCGGCATTTAGCATCCACCACAGCTCAAGGAAGGTCCTGTCCTCGGCTGTCAGCCATGGCGGCTCGGGCACCGTGCAGGCCTCGGCCTGTCTGCGGCCTCCTGTGCTGGATGAGTCTCTGATCCGTGAGCAGACCAAAGTGGACCACTTCTGGG gTCTTGACGATGACGGAGATCTTAAAG GTGGGAATAAAGCCGCCATTCAGGGAAACGGCGAGGTGGCCGCAGAGGCGGCCGGGAGCAACGGCTACATGTGCAGCGAGTGCAGCCTCCTCGCGGAGCGCAAGGGCGCGCTCACCGCCTGCTCTGCAGCCCATGGCCCGGTCTCTAGGATCTACTCCAGGGACAGGCATCAGAAAC CAGGCCGCGCCGCCGGCTGCGGGGATGGCATCTGGTCGTTGGCCGTGCGCACCTCGGCGTCCTGTGCCTCCTTCTTGGTGCAACTTTTCCAAGTGGTTTTAATGAAGCTCAATTATGCATCAGAAAATTACAAATTGAAAAGTTGTGAATCAAAAAGCTATGAGTCAGAAAGCCATGAATCAAAag CTCATTCCAGTCACTGTGGGAGGATGGACGCGAGCATGCGCCTGGCTGAGGATGGCCACCTCCGTGCAAACGGGGCGTCGCTGT GCGACGAGTGTAAGGGGAGGAAGCACCTGGAAACGCACGTCAGCACCCGCTCGAGGCCAGGAGAGCTGGCAGGGACCCTGGGGCTCGCCCTGTCCCGCGCAG GGAAGGCAGCGTCTGAAGTGTTCTGGTGGCTCGGGATTGGATGGTACCAGTTTGTGACTTTGATCTCTTGGTTGAATGTGTTTCTTCTTACAAG GTGCCTTCGAAATATTTGCAAGTTTTTAATCTTGCTCATTCCACTGTTACTTTTACTAG CTGCAGGTGTTTTGTTGTGGGGCCAGGGTGACATCTTTTCACTCCTGCCTCTGTTAAACTGGACCCACAGCCACAGAGTGCAGAGAGTGGATGACCACGGGACCACGCTCACACCTgctgcctcccaccccaaccaGCCTCTGCAG GTTGGCGATGAAGCCTTCCACTGGCATCGGATGAGTGAGGTGGAGAGGCAGGTGGCCACATTGTCGGGACAGTGTCACAGGCACGATGAGAAGCTGGGACAGCTGGTGGCTTTGCTCCAGAAGCTACAGGCTCGGGTGGACCGGGCGGACAGCAGCAGTGAAGGGGGGTCACCCCCG ACTGACTATGTGACGCTTCACCAAGAGCATGAATTGCGCATCTCCAGCCTGGAAGATGTACTTGGAGAACTGACAGAAAGATCTGAG GCCATCCAGAAGGAGCTAGAGCAGGCCAAGCTAAGAACAGCCAG TGGGGCTGGCGAGGAGCAGCGCCTGCCTGCCCTGGTTGGGCGTCTGGAGCAGGAGCTGGGGCACCTGAAAGCGGACTTGTCCAGCTGGCAGCGTGGGCAGGCCGGCTGTGAGAAGGCTGAGGCCATCCGTGAGAAG GTGGATGTCCAGATCAGAGAGACTCTCAGACTCATATTCTCTGGGGATGAGCACGATTCTTCTGTCGACTGGCTGCTCCAGAAGCTGTCTGCTCAGTTTGTGAGCAAGGATGATGTGCAGGTTTTGCTACGAGATTTAGAGCTGCAGATCCTGAGGAACATCACGCACCACATTTCTGTGACAAGACAGATGCCAACCTCCGAAACTATAGTGTCTGCTGTGAGCGGAGCAGGCATTTCGGGAATAACAGAAGCG CAAGCACGGGTCATCGTGAACAACGCCCTGAAGCTGTACTCCCAGGACAAGACGGGCATGGTGGACTTCGCCCTGGAGTCTGGGG GGGGGAGCGTCTTGAGTACCCGCTGCTCCGAGACGTACGAGACCAAGACCGCACTCATCAGCCTGTTCGGCGTGCCGCTCTGGTACTTCTCCCAGTCGCCCCGCGTGGCCATCCAG CCTGACATCTACCCAGGGAACTGCTGGGCGTTCAGAGGCTCCCAGGGGTACCTGGTGGTGAGGCTGTCAATGACGATCCGCCCGACCGCCTTCACCCTGGAGCACATACCAAAGACTCTGTCGCCCACGGGCAGCATCACCAGCGCCCCCAAGGACTTTGCGGTTTAC GGGTTAGAAAACGAGTATCAGGAAGAAGGGCAGCTCCTGGGACGGTTCACCTACGATCAGGAAGGGGAATCACTCCAGATGTTCGTGGCCCCG AAAAAACCGGAAAGAGCTTTCCAAATAGTGGAACTTCGGATTTTTTCTAACTGGGGCCATCCTGAATACACATGTCTTTACCGGTTCCGAGTTCATGGAGAGCCTGTTGAGTAA